The sequence ACGCGATCAGCGAGATCACCGTGCACGACCTGGCGTCCGGGGAGCGGCTCGGCGCCGTCCCGACCCCCGGTCTCGGTTCCATCGGCGGCATCGTCGAGCGGCCCGAGGGCGGGCACGAGGCCTGGTTCGGCTACACCGACAACGTGACCCCCTCGTCGATCCTGCGCTACGACGCGCGCACCGGGGAGACGACGCTGTGGGCGTCCGCGCCGGGGACGGTCGACGTCCCCGAGATCGAGACGCGCCAGGTCGTCTACACCTCCCGGGACGGGACCGAGGTGCGCATGCTCGTCGCGTCCCGTCCGGGCCTGACCGGGCCGCGCCCCGCGATCCTCTACGGGTACGGCGGGTTCACCATCTCCCTCACCCCGTCCTACTCGGCGAGCATCCTCGCGTGGGTCGAAGCGGGCGGCGTCTACGCGGTCGCCAACCTGCGCGGCGGCTCCGAGGAGGGCGAGCAGTGGCACCGCGCCGGCATGCGGGACCGCAAGCAGAACGTCTTCGACGACTTCCACGCCGCCGCCGAGAAGCTGATCGCGGACGGCCTCACCACACCGTCCCAGCTCGCGATCTCCGGCGGCTCCAACGGCGGGCTCCTGGTCGGCGCGGCCCTCACCCAGCGCCCCGACCTGTACCGGGCTGTGGTGTGCTCCGCGCCGCTCCTGGACATGGTCCGCTACGAGCGGTTCGGCCTCGGCCAGACGTGGAACGACGAGTACGGGACGGCCGACGACCCCGAGGAGTTCGGCTGGCTCATCGGCTACTCGCCGTACCACCACGTCCACCCCGGCACCGCCTATCCGGCCGTCCTGTTCACGACGTTCGGCAGCGACACCCGCGTGGATCCGCTGCACGCCCGCAAGATGTGCGCCGCCCTCCAGCACGCGACCGCCTCCGAAGCCCCGGTCCTCCTCCGCGACGAGCCCGAGGTAGGCCACGCCGCCCGCTCGGTCACGCGCTCCGCCGACCTCACGGCGGACACCCTCACGTTCCTGGCGGCACAGACCGGGCTCGCCCTGAGCGACGAATTGACGCATGGTCTAATAGTTGGATGAGCAAGACGCTGCGCGATCCGGCTGAACGGGCGCTGGAGCTGCTTCGCGAGCCGCCGGGCGAGCCCGACGTGTCCGCCGGGTACCTCGACCTGCTCGGGGCGGCCGAGAAGAAGTCGCCCTCCCTCGCCCAGTCGGTGATGGAGTCGACGTTCCTCCCGCGGATCTACGAGAAGGTGTGGCGGCCCGTCGGCTTCAACCTGGCGAAGGGCTGGCCACTCGGTCCGGACACCGCCGAAGAGCACGCCATGGCGCGCGACTGGCTCGGCCTGTCACAACCCGGCTACGCCGCCCGGCCCCCCGCGACCGTCCTGGACGTGGCGTGCGGCCCCGGCAACGTCACCCGCGCCCTCGCCGCCGGCGTCGGCCCGGCGGGCCTGGTCGTCGGCCTCGACGCGTCCGAGACCATGCTGACCCGCGCCGTCGCCGACACCGCCCCCGGCGACCCCGTGGCCTACGTCCGCGGCGACGCCGTCGACCTGCCGTTCCGCGACGGCGCGTTCGACGCCGTCAGCTGCTTCGGCGCCCTCTACCTCTTCGACGACCCCTGGACGGCCCTGGACGGCATGACCCGCGTCCTCAGACCCGGCGGG is a genomic window of Actinomadura citrea containing:
- a CDS encoding class I SAM-dependent methyltransferase; the encoded protein is MSKTLRDPAERALELLREPPGEPDVSAGYLDLLGAAEKKSPSLAQSVMESTFLPRIYEKVWRPVGFNLAKGWPLGPDTAEEHAMARDWLGLSQPGYAARPPATVLDVACGPGNVTRALAAGVGPAGLVVGLDASETMLTRAVADTAPGDPVAYVRGDAVDLPFRDGAFDAVSCFGALYLFDDPWTALDGMTRVLRPGGHLIILTSRRPLPTPRLGAELLRRATGFTAFGDREVTRALTDRGYTAVRQRRYPLMQVIAGSV
- a CDS encoding prolyl oligopeptidase family serine peptidase, with protein sequence MTPYPSAQREDIVEDIHGHRVADPYRWLEDPDSAETGEWRSAQDRLFHKVMETLPGRDALRARLLDLLGAGSVGAPVWRGERRFFTRRSADQEHPVLYTADPDGSERVLVDPTALDPAGTTTLDGWQPDKEGRLLAYKVSTGGDEESLLYVIDVATGDRVEGPIDRARYSSVAWLPGGEAYYYTRRLPALDVPEGEEQYHRRVYLHRVGTEPDTHDVLVFGAGRDKTNYYGVGVSRDGRWLTISASQGTAPRNDLWIADLTASAPEAPALRAVQEGVDASTGVHVGRDGRAYVFTDRDAPRSRLCVADPSDLSYGTWRDLLPQDPEAVLTDFAILDDLERPVLLAGWTRHAISEITVHDLASGERLGAVPTPGLGSIGGIVERPEGGHEAWFGYTDNVTPSSILRYDARTGETTLWASAPGTVDVPEIETRQVVYTSRDGTEVRMLVASRPGLTGPRPAILYGYGGFTISLTPSYSASILAWVEAGGVYAVANLRGGSEEGEQWHRAGMRDRKQNVFDDFHAAAEKLIADGLTTPSQLAISGGSNGGLLVGAALTQRPDLYRAVVCSAPLLDMVRYERFGLGQTWNDEYGTADDPEEFGWLIGYSPYHHVHPGTAYPAVLFTTFGSDTRVDPLHARKMCAALQHATASEAPVLLRDEPEVGHAARSVTRSADLTADTLTFLAAQTGLALSDELTHGLIVG